One region of Mucilaginibacter gotjawali genomic DNA includes:
- a CDS encoding cadherin-like beta sandwich domain-containing protein — protein MAAVFAGQARAGIPAPAPTVQADSVKISNLTAATATIRWTNGNGVFREVFVAQASSGNPAPSATRYSANSNFHSGTQIGTSGFYCVYAGIGSSVNISNLTGNTIYRVMVFEANGTSGTPVFNVTTAANNPINFTTTADARLSGLVVSSGTLSPSFSINTTSYTDSVSYASGGITITPTANDPLATVTVNGTTVNTGSASGTIALNIGDNTITVVSTSADNSSTLTTSVIVKRADSPPAFSYTSPAIYTQHKAGANLAPAISAGTVGAPGANYQYTIGSGFINPHGIAADATGNVYVTDAGNNAIKKIPAGGGAIITLNSTFNYPCGVAVDATGNIYVAGYNDNSVWEMAADGTNKRALGSGFNHPQGVAVDAAGNVYVADSQNNAIKEITTGGTILTLGSGFNNPVGIALDASANIYVCDALNNAVKKIPAGGGTPVTIATITGPSYIAAGNNGKIYITGFNGYVYIVPAAGGSQVAIGQNFSNTCGAAVDALNNIFIADWNTNLVTKISAFSGYYISPALPAGLNFDSTTGSVSGIPAAISPATNYTVKGYNYYGSGTANINLSVVYDVSLSNLTLSDGTLSPALAGGTTTYTASVGNATGNITVTPTATDANATITVNDTSVTSGTSSRSILLHTGTNSLSVVVTAPDGITKSTYIVTIIRAASSIATLRSLVSGGGVLDQDFSPATTSYTQTVPYSTGSITLTPTSTDPNAIITVNRNAVLSGSASGTINLSVGSNTITTTVMAPDGVTTKNYTLMITRAASLASISVDNTNRNNGFGDMDFEVAFEGNIAGLKTSNFSVITTGSLSASPQGVYGPYGPYSDGQGGELYYYYVAVTYSGASGTVALTMANTTGINPSAISGVPGTSSDVVTISPYPAPTLTIGTPSGSNTAVGPLSFPVTYSGENMSVTLAPGNINVSTSGTAAYGSVAVTGSGTSFNVTLSGISGNGQLSISIQPGTGNDDNGNSDSGGSSSTVNIINDASLANLVYSNGSLSPVFTSGTTAYSDTVASTISSIIVTATAADPSAVLKVNGATVESGATSDPIPLNPGSNVITTTVTAQDGVTTKTYTTNIIQAASTDATLISLSPGTGSFDQAFSPTTINYTETVPYAVSTISLTPVTSDVNTSVLTINGAAVGSGTTSGNIELNVGVNTITTIVVAQDGSTINFYTLTITRAASPDASLSSLVTGTGAFDQAFDPNTNAYTQNVSNDITGITLTPTTDDTNATITVNNVAVASGAASGNISLNIGTNVITTTVTAQDGVTTKSYTLTVNRAKTPATITFGSLAAKTYGDGDFTAGATSNNGDSALIYSSGNTAVAEVLNDGTIQIKGAGTTNITVSQEGDEKHLAASDVTQLLTVSPAALTITANNQTMNYGGPVPVLTATITGFVNGDTQENLSRQPAITTTASSSSAAGIYTITASGALDANYIIGYVNGSLTILPSADASLLSLAISSGSFTANGAGGYTASVGNAITAVTITPVSRNSNAVIKVGGVVVASGAASAAQPLNVGDNFITVIITAQDGTTTNSYAVTVKRAASANDNLSAIRLSPGTVLTTVAGADYKDYTASVNNNTSSIQVIPTTSVATSTITVNGAAVSSGVLSAPIALNVGVNTITTVVTAENGISTHTYVILVTRAASNNANLSSVKLSPATALTVDAGPDYKDYTASVSNAITSISVIPTTTVNTATVSVNGSIVATGTASAPIPLAVGINTITTLVTAQDGISTRSYVIRVTRAPNVNLTALSLNTGHLSPVFTQAITGYTSSVGNATASITLTAVAADPADTIRINGVIVPQGSASPDLPLSIGPNIITTTVKAPDGTVKYYTITLTRLPSPNLAILKLSSGSLSPAFAGGTTSYTAVVGYAVSFITVKPTTADPLATVTINGTTVATGTASGNIVLSPGDNVITATVTARDGVITKTYTVVVTRAINALNTVYQPISVSNPTAHPQMMGEEILVHQGLSPNGDGINDFLLIDGITGYPDNKLQIMNRSGALVFEAKGYDNSNKVFDGHSNKTGAMQLPGTYFYSLDYVANGTTIHKTGFIVLKY, from the coding sequence ATGGCAGCTGTCTTTGCTGGCCAGGCCAGGGCGGGTATACCGGCCCCCGCGCCAACGGTGCAGGCCGATAGCGTCAAAATCAGCAACCTGACCGCTGCCACAGCAACGATACGGTGGACTAACGGAAATGGTGTGTTCAGGGAAGTATTTGTTGCGCAGGCATCCAGTGGAAATCCGGCCCCTTCGGCTACCCGTTATTCAGCAAACAGCAACTTTCACTCTGGCACTCAAATAGGAACATCCGGTTTTTATTGTGTTTATGCCGGCATCGGTTCTTCAGTCAATATTTCAAATTTAACGGGCAATACAATCTACCGGGTTATGGTATTTGAAGCAAATGGAACCTCAGGTACCCCGGTTTTTAATGTTACTACCGCAGCAAATAACCCCATTAATTTTACAACAACTGCTGATGCCAGGCTGTCCGGCCTGGTGGTAAGTTCGGGTACCCTCAGCCCTTCTTTTTCAATAAATACAACAAGCTATACCGATTCCGTTAGCTATGCTTCAGGTGGTATAACCATCACCCCTACAGCTAATGATCCTCTTGCTACCGTTACTGTAAATGGAACAACGGTGAACACAGGTTCGGCTTCAGGTACGATCGCCTTAAATATAGGGGATAACACCATCACTGTCGTATCAACCTCCGCTGATAATTCGAGCACTTTAACTACATCGGTCATTGTTAAACGCGCAGATTCGCCGCCGGCATTCAGTTATACGAGCCCCGCGATCTATACGCAGCATAAAGCCGGGGCAAACCTGGCACCGGCGATTAGTGCAGGTACAGTTGGCGCACCGGGAGCAAACTACCAGTATACCATTGGGTCGGGCTTTATTAACCCTCATGGTATCGCCGCTGATGCAACCGGAAATGTGTATGTAACTGATGCAGGAAACAATGCGATAAAAAAAATACCAGCAGGAGGCGGCGCGATTATAACACTGAATTCAACTTTCAATTACCCTTGTGGCGTTGCTGTTGACGCAACAGGCAATATTTACGTGGCCGGATATAACGACAATTCAGTTTGGGAAATGGCAGCTGACGGGACCAACAAGCGCGCGCTGGGTTCAGGATTTAATCATCCGCAAGGAGTAGCCGTTGACGCTGCAGGCAATGTTTATGTTGCCGACAGTCAGAACAACGCCATTAAAGAGATCACCACAGGCGGCACCATTTTAACCCTTGGAAGCGGATTTAACAATCCCGTGGGTATAGCGCTCGACGCTTCGGCCAATATTTATGTCTGCGACGCGCTCAACAACGCGGTGAAAAAAATACCAGCAGGAGGCGGCACACCGGTCACTATCGCAACCATAACAGGGCCATCTTATATAGCAGCGGGCAATAACGGCAAAATATATATTACGGGTTTCAATGGCTATGTCTATATCGTGCCGGCTGCCGGCGGATCACAGGTTGCCATTGGCCAAAATTTCAGCAATACCTGCGGCGCAGCTGTAGATGCCCTTAATAATATTTTTATTGCTGATTGGAACACCAATCTGGTTACTAAAATATCAGCCTTTAGTGGTTATTATATCAGCCCTGCTTTACCGGCAGGCTTGAACTTCGACAGCACCACCGGTAGTGTTAGTGGTATACCAGCGGCTATCAGCCCGGCCACCAATTATACCGTTAAAGGCTATAATTATTACGGCAGCGGTACAGCAAACATTAACCTTTCGGTTGTTTATGATGTTAGCCTATCCAATCTTACACTCAGCGACGGCACTTTAAGCCCGGCATTAGCAGGAGGAACTACCACCTATACAGCAAGCGTAGGAAACGCCACCGGCAATATCACTGTGACACCGACGGCCACCGATGCAAACGCAACAATTACCGTAAATGATACTTCGGTAACTTCCGGTACATCATCCCGTTCAATTTTGCTTCATACAGGCACAAATTCGTTAAGCGTTGTGGTGACTGCGCCGGATGGGATTACAAAGAGTACTTATATTGTAACTATAATTCGCGCTGCATCAAGCATTGCAACTTTAAGGAGCCTGGTATCAGGTGGTGGCGTACTTGACCAGGATTTTTCCCCTGCGACTACTTCCTATACCCAAACGGTGCCCTACAGTACCGGCTCCATAACGCTAACACCAACCAGCACTGACCCTAATGCGATCATAACTGTCAACAGGAACGCTGTACTATCAGGATCAGCATCAGGCACCATCAACCTGAGTGTCGGCAGCAACACCATCACAACTACAGTAATGGCGCCAGATGGGGTAACTACTAAAAACTACACGCTCATGATAACGCGTGCCGCCAGCCTTGCGTCAATTTCGGTTGATAACACCAACCGCAATAATGGTTTTGGAGACATGGATTTTGAGGTAGCTTTTGAAGGAAATATAGCAGGATTGAAAACAAGTAATTTCTCGGTAATAACCACCGGAAGTTTAAGCGCATCGCCGCAAGGCGTGTATGGCCCCTATGGTCCGTATTCAGATGGGCAGGGTGGCGAACTATATTATTATTACGTTGCAGTAACCTATAGCGGAGCCAGCGGAACTGTGGCATTAACGATGGCTAATACAACTGGCATTAACCCTTCCGCTATTTCAGGCGTTCCCGGTACATCATCTGATGTAGTAACTATTTCACCTTACCCTGCGCCAACGCTCACTATCGGCACACCGTCAGGAAGCAATACGGCTGTTGGGCCCCTTAGCTTCCCGGTTACTTATTCAGGAGAAAACATGAGTGTGACTTTAGCGCCCGGAAATATAAACGTTTCAACCAGCGGAACAGCGGCTTATGGGTCAGTAGCGGTGACAGGCAGCGGCACTTCGTTTAACGTTACACTGAGTGGCATCTCGGGCAATGGACAATTGTCGATCAGTATCCAACCGGGAACCGGCAACGATGATAATGGTAACTCAGATTCAGGTGGATCGTCGTCAACGGTTAACATTATTAACGATGCATCGCTTGCAAACCTGGTGTACAGTAACGGCTCGCTAAGCCCTGTATTTACAAGCGGGACCACCGCTTATTCAGATACAGTGGCCAGCACGATCTCAAGCATTATTGTAACAGCAACTGCTGCCGATCCATCAGCTGTTTTAAAGGTTAACGGTGCCACCGTCGAATCAGGCGCCACATCAGATCCGATACCCCTCAACCCGGGCAGTAATGTGATTACAACTACTGTTACAGCTCAAGACGGAGTTACCACTAAAACTTATACGACAAATATAATACAAGCAGCTTCAACTGATGCGACGCTTATCAGCCTTTCGCCCGGCACAGGTTCATTTGACCAGGCTTTTTCACCAACGACCATCAACTACACGGAAACCGTACCTTACGCCGTTAGTACGATCAGCCTAACCCCGGTAACATCTGACGTTAATACCAGCGTATTAACTATCAATGGTGCCGCCGTAGGTTCGGGCACAACTTCAGGGAATATTGAATTAAATGTGGGCGTAAATACCATCACCACGATAGTAGTCGCGCAGGACGGCTCAACCATAAATTTTTATACCCTGACCATAACCAGGGCAGCATCACCCGATGCTTCCCTGAGCAGCCTCGTAACCGGTACCGGCGCGTTCGACCAGGCCTTTGATCCAAATACAAACGCTTACACACAAAATGTTTCCAACGACATTACCGGAATTACACTTACACCAACAACAGATGACACAAACGCAACAATAACAGTTAACAATGTGGCTGTAGCGTCGGGCGCTGCGTCAGGCAACATCAGTCTTAATATAGGTACCAATGTTATTACGACAACCGTAACTGCACAGGATGGCGTAACTACCAAAAGCTATACGTTGACGGTAAACCGGGCAAAAACTCCGGCTACCATAACGTTCGGGTCGCTTGCCGCCAAAACTTATGGCGATGGAGACTTTACTGCAGGCGCAACAAGCAACAACGGCGATTCAGCATTAATTTACAGCAGCGGTAATACCGCGGTAGCTGAAGTCTTAAACGATGGTACTATCCAAATTAAAGGTGCAGGTACAACAAATATTACCGTCTCACAGGAAGGCGACGAAAAACATTTGGCGGCGTCTGATGTAACACAATTGCTTACCGTAAGCCCGGCTGCGCTGACCATAACAGCAAATAATCAAACGATGAATTATGGCGGACCTGTGCCGGTATTGACCGCCACCATTACGGGCTTTGTAAATGGTGATACACAAGAGAATTTAAGCAGGCAGCCGGCAATTACCACAACCGCCTCATCGTCGTCAGCTGCGGGCATTTACACAATAACTGCCTCCGGGGCCCTGGATGCCAATTATATCATAGGGTACGTTAACGGTTCATTAACTATCCTGCCGTCAGCAGATGCAAGTCTTTTAAGCCTTGCCATAAGTTCAGGATCGTTTACCGCAAATGGCGCAGGCGGCTACACTGCATCCGTAGGTAACGCAATTACTGCAGTTACTATAACACCCGTAAGCAGAAATTCCAATGCGGTTATTAAAGTTGGCGGGGTTGTAGTAGCTTCGGGCGCTGCATCAGCTGCACAGCCATTAAATGTTGGTGATAACTTTATAACAGTAATCATAACTGCCCAGGACGGCACAACAACCAATAGTTATGCTGTAACCGTAAAACGCGCAGCATCTGCAAATGATAATTTAAGTGCGATCCGGTTAAGCCCCGGCACTGTTTTAACGACAGTAGCAGGTGCTGACTATAAGGATTATACAGCATCGGTTAATAACAACACTTCCAGCATCCAGGTAATTCCTACTACTTCTGTCGCAACTTCCACTATAACAGTGAATGGAGCGGCTGTTTCATCGGGTGTATTATCCGCACCGATAGCTTTAAATGTTGGCGTTAATACCATTACCACGGTGGTAACCGCTGAAAATGGGATATCTACCCATACCTATGTAATCCTGGTCACCCGTGCAGCTTCAAATAACGCCAATTTAAGTTCTGTGAAATTAAGTCCTGCAACCGCATTAACAGTTGATGCCGGGCCTGACTATAAGGATTATACAGCCTCAGTAAGTAACGCAATAACCAGTATCTCTGTGATCCCGACCACAACAGTAAATACAGCTACTGTGAGTGTAAACGGATCGATAGTTGCAACCGGCACGGCTTCAGCACCAATCCCACTAGCTGTGGGTATCAATACCATCACTACATTGGTAACTGCCCAGGACGGTATTTCTACCCGTAGCTACGTAATCAGGGTAACGCGAGCACCAAATGTAAATCTCACTGCGTTGAGCTTAAACACAGGGCACTTGTCGCCAGTATTTACGCAGGCAATAACCGGTTATACGTCCTCCGTTGGTAATGCAACCGCATCCATAACTTTAACAGCGGTCGCCGCAGACCCTGCTGACACAATCAGGATAAACGGGGTGATCGTACCACAGGGATCTGCTTCGCCAGACTTGCCTTTAAGTATAGGCCCCAATATTATCACAACGACAGTAAAAGCACCGGACGGTACTGTAAAATACTACACGATTACGCTAACCCGCCTGCCAAGCCCCAATCTCGCCATCCTGAAATTAAGCAGCGGCAGTTTATCTCCTGCATTTGCGGGAGGGACAACAAGCTATACAGCGGTAGTTGGTTACGCTGTATCATTTATAACGGTAAAGCCCACAACGGCCGATCCATTGGCAACTGTAACTATAAATGGAACGACAGTAGCCACAGGCACAGCGTCAGGTAATATCGTGTTATCTCCAGGGGATAATGTGATTACGGCAACGGTAACCGCCCGCGATGGTGTAATAACAAAAACGTACACCGTTGTTGTTACCCGGGCTATAAATGCCTTAAATACTGTTTACCAGCCTATTAGTGTAAGTAATCCGACAGCCCATCCGCAAATGATGGGGGAGGAAATTTTGGTACACCAGGGCCTGTCGCCCAATGGGGACGGTATCAATGACTTTTTGCTGATAGATGGGATCACCGGCTATCCGGATAATAAACTGCAGATCATGAACCGCAGCGGAGCTTTGGTTTTTGAAGCTAAAGGGTACGATAACAGCAATAAAGTATTTGACGGGCACAGCAACAAAACGGGGGCAATGCAGCTGCCCGGCACTTATTTTTATTCGCTGGATTATGTGGCAAACGGTACCACCATACATAAAACGGGCTTTATAGTACTGAAATATTAA